A genomic stretch from Halichoerus grypus chromosome 5, mHalGry1.hap1.1, whole genome shotgun sequence includes:
- the PLA2G2C gene encoding putative inactive group IIC secretory phospholipase A2 isoform X1 has protein sequence MSRVRCDHGASNPLVSSGMKAFGVLVVFASCLVASAHSSFWFQKMVKHITGRSAFFSYYGYGCYCGLGGKDTPVDDTDRCCLMHDCCYGKLKQPGCQPMLNSYRLHITNGTVTWHEDIHTHHCRMRVMAGRCHREEKGPGRGHQRAPKFPSKFRRPW, from the exons ATGAGCAGAGTAAGGTGTGATCACGGTGCCTCCAACCCCCTGGTGTCCTCAGGAATGAAGGCCTTTGGGGTTCTCGTGGTCTTTGCCTCCTGCC TGGTGGCCTCTGCCCACAGCAGCTTCTGGTTTCAGAAGATGGTCAAACACATCACAGGGCGGAGCGCCTTCTTCTCATATTATGGATACGGCTGCTACTGTGGCCTTGGGGGCAAAGACACCCCCGTGGATGACACTGACAG ATGCTGCCTGATGCATGATTGCTGCTACGGGAAGCTAAAGCAGCCCGGCTGCCAGCCCATGCTGAATAGCTACCGATTGCACATCACCAATGGGACCGTGACCT GGCATGAGGATATCCACACCCACCACTGCCGCATGCGTGTCATGGCCGGAAGATGtcacagagaggagaaagggcCTGGAAGAGGGCATCAGAGGGCCCCAAAATTTCCATCCAAATTCAGAAGGCCCTGGTGA
- the PLA2G2C gene encoding putative inactive group IIC secretory phospholipase A2 isoform X2: MSRVRCDHGASNPLVSSGMKAFGVLVVFASCLVASAHSSFWFQKMVKHITGRSAFFSYYGYGCYCGLGGKDTPVDDTDRCCLMHDCCYGKLKQPGCQPMLNSYRLHITNGTVTYRA; this comes from the exons ATGAGCAGAGTAAGGTGTGATCACGGTGCCTCCAACCCCCTGGTGTCCTCAGGAATGAAGGCCTTTGGGGTTCTCGTGGTCTTTGCCTCCTGCC TGGTGGCCTCTGCCCACAGCAGCTTCTGGTTTCAGAAGATGGTCAAACACATCACAGGGCGGAGCGCCTTCTTCTCATATTATGGATACGGCTGCTACTGTGGCCTTGGGGGCAAAGACACCCCCGTGGATGACACTGACAG ATGCTGCCTGATGCATGATTGCTGCTACGGGAAGCTAAAGCAGCCCGGCTGCCAGCCCATGCTGAATAGCTACCGATTGCACATCACCAATGGGACCGTGACCT ACAGGGCATGA